Below is a window of Saccharomonospora viridis DSM 43017 DNA.
GAGCCGCTTGCCGTCGAGCCCGACACCCGGTACGACGGGCTGGCCGTGGAGATGCTGGTCGAGCACATGGACAAGCCCCGCCGCATCGGACTGGTGCTGGTGCGTCTTGGCGCGCACAGCGTGGGAGTGGCCGAAGCGGGGCGCGTCGTCGTGTCCCGCACCGATCGCCACCTGGTGCACGGTCGCAGCGCGGCGGGTGGTTGGTCGCAACAGCGGTTCGCCCGACGTCGCAGTGGACAGGCGCGGCAGGCGTTGCGCGCGGCCGCGGACGATGTCGTCGACGTGCTCGGGGGCCGGGTCGCGGAACTCGACGGTGTCGTGCTGGGAGGCGACCGCAGGGCGCTCGACGAGCTGCGCCAGGACCGCCGGTTGGCGGAGGTGTTCGCCAAGGCGGAGCCCCGGGTGCTCGACGTGGCGGAGCCGCGCAGGACGGTGCTGGACGACGCCGCCCGACGAGCCCGTTCGGTCGAGATCATGATCCGGTGAGCGGGACCACCGTCGACGGGGCGAACTGACCCCGGAATCTACACTGGGGGTTTGTGGTCGTATGACTGGAGTAGGCGCGTTTGGCGCTGTCGTGTGTAACCGTTTCCCGACCACCACGTCCACACACCACGGAGTTTCTCAGTGATCACCGCTACCGGGCTCGAACTGCGCGCCGGTTCACGCATCCTGCTGTCCGACACGACGCTGCGTGTCCAACCCGGCGACCGTATTGGACTCGTCGGACGTAACGGAGCGGGTAAGACAACCACGCTGCGTGTACTCGCGGGGGAGAGCGACCCGTATGCGGGCGAGGTGACCCGTACCGCGGAGATCGGCTACCTACCCCAGGACCCTCGTGAGGGTGATCTGGCGGTCACCGCCAAGGACCGGGTGTTGTCGGCGCGCGGGCTGGATGTGCTGCTCCGCGACATGGAGAAGGCGCAGACCGAGATGGCCGAGTTGGCGGACGACACCGCGCGTGACAAGGCCGTGCGCCGTTACGGCCGGTTGGAGGAGCGTTTCGCGGCTCTGGGCGGGTACGCGGCTGAGAGTGAGGCCGCTCGGATCTGCTCCAACCTGGGCTTGGAGGACCGCGTCCTGCCGCAGCCGTTGCGGACGCTGTCCGGCGGGCAACGTCGTCGCGTGGAGTTGGCGCGCATCCTGTTCGCCGCCTCGGAGGCGGGCTCGGGAGGGAAGTCGGGCACCATTCTGCTGCTCGACGAGCCCACCAACCATCTCGACGCGGACTCCATCACGTGGTTGCGAGGCTTCCTCAAATCCCACACCGGCGGTCTGGTCGTCATCAGCCACGACGTCGACCTGCTCGACGAGGTGGTCAACAAGGTGTGGTTCCTCGATGCCACGCGCGGCGAGCTCGACAGCTACAACATGAACTGGAAGCGCTATCTCGACGCGCGCGCCACCGATGAGAAACGGCGCCGGCGGGAACGCGCCAACGCCGAGAAGAAGGCCGCCGCATTGCAACAGCAGGCCGCCAAACTGGGGGCGAAGGCCACCAAGGCCGTCGCCGCGAAGAACATGGTGCGCAGGGCTGAGCAGATGCTGGCGAACCTCGAGGAGGAGCGACGGGCCGACAAGGTCGCGAACATCAGGTTCCCTGCTCCCGCGCCGTGCGGTCGGGTCCCGCTGACGGCGGAGAACCTGTCCAAGTCGTACGGCTCGCTGGAGGTCTTCACCGGGGTGGATCTCGCCGTGGACCGTGGTTCCCGGGTCGTCGTGCTCGGGCTCAACGGTGCGGGTAAGACCACGCTGCTGCGGCTGTTGGCCGGATTGGAGACGCCGGACACGGGACGAGTGGTCCCCGGTCACGGTCTGCGGTTGGGTTATTACGCCCAGGAGCACGAGACGTTGGACCACGACGCGACCGTGTGGGAGAACATCCGGCATCTGGCCCCGGACGCCGGTGCCCAGGAGTTGCGCAACCTCCTCGGCTCGTTCCTGTTCAGCGGTGAACAGCTCGATCAGCCCGCGAAAACACTTTCGGGTGGGGAGAAGACCCGGCTTGCGTTGGCGGCGCTGGTGTCGAGTGCGGCGAATGTGTTGTTGTTGGACGAACCGACGAACAACCTCGATCCGGCGAGCCGGGAGCAGGTGTTGGATGCATTGCGCCGATACGAAGGCGCTGTGGTTCTTGTGACACATGATCCGGGTGCGGTTGACGCGCTCCAACCCGAACGGGTGATCTTGCTTCCGGACGGCACAGAAGATCTGTGGTCCGACGATTATCGAGAACTGGTGGAACTCGCCTGAGTGAGTGCTGTTGTCGAAATATCCGGAGTTGAACGTCGTGTCTTGTTGCCGATCTTGACCCGATGTGCTCAAACGGTGATCAATTGATCACGAATGTCTGCCTGACCAGGCTTATTGCCACTCGGGCCACGAGAGTGCGGCACGGCACTCTTTCGGGTGGAGTGTGATGTGCCATCGATCGTGACAACAGTGGTCACGTTGACGCGTTCCGTCATTGTTCTCGCTACGGCAAGTACCGTATCGGACGTTTTCGTCGCCATTCGAGCATGTTTTTTCGCTGTCGTCTGGCATTCCGCGGCTTAGTGTTCGATCATTGCCACGGCAGGGGCTGAATGTGGCCCGAAACATCAACGGGCGGAAGGTGGATTGACGTGGCAGACCTGAAGAAGGGTGCGCGCATCACCGGAAACACGCGCGAGAAGCTGGCCGCTGACCTGAAGAAGAAGTACGAGAAGGGGGCGAGCATCCGCGCTTTGGCCGAAGCGACGGGCCGCTCGTACGGCTTCGTTCACCGGGTTCTGTCGGAATCCGGGGTCCAGCTTCGAGGCCGGGGCGGTGCGACGCGCGTCAAGAAGAAGTAAGAGGGACGTGACCTTCGACGGTGTCGGAGTCGGGCTCGGTGGTGCTGAGGGGGACCCCGGCCCGACTCCGCAACACCAACACCGCTCCCAGTAGCACGGAGACGTACACCAGATAGCCGAAGCGGGTGGCCGTCGTCAGCATGGTGAAGGCGGCAAGACCCACCGCTGTGCGCAGGGCCGCGTCGGCCGCTGTGCGTGGTGGAATGCGGATCAGCCAGATCAGCACGGCCAGACCCGCGGCGGCGAGGATGGTGAACGCAAGCACGGTACCGACGGTGCCGGTGCTGGCGAGGAGATGTCCCGGTAACGGGCTCGCGGCCGGTGACGCCACCGCTGCCAGCCCGGTCGGGAACAACAACACGTGCTCCACGAACGCGCGCGGGTCCACTACGAGCACGGGCACGGTCACCAGTAGTGATGCGGTGATGAACACCGCGGTGAAACGGGCCAGTGCGCGGACCCCGAGCCGTGTCGTGACGACGAACGCGAGGACCACCACGGCGGGTGCCGCGATGAGTTTCGCGCTGGCCACCAGCGCGCAGACGATCGCCGACCAGATCGGACGATCCGCGGCGGCGAGTGCGGTGGCCAACACGATCAGGCCCACGATCGCCAGATCGGGACCCGCCGTCGTCGATGTCAGCGCCGTCAACGGGAACACGACCGCAAGTTGCGCCCCGCGCAGCGGTACGGAGGAC
It encodes the following:
- a CDS encoding acVLRF1 family peptidyl-tRNA hydrolase; protein product: MARKRQAPGGGTVVEVEPERLGRWFDRFADRNDGVVQTELSPRQVRVTGGNGVVATVPVPFEPLAVEPDTRYDGLAVEMLVEHMDKPRRIGLVLVRLGAHSVGVAEAGRVVVSRTDRHLVHGRSAAGGWSQQRFARRRSGQARQALRAAADDVVDVLGGRVAELDGVVLGGDRRALDELRQDRRLAEVFAKAEPRVLDVAEPRRTVLDDAARRARSVEIMIR
- a CDS encoding ABC-F family ATP-binding cassette domain-containing protein is translated as MITATGLELRAGSRILLSDTTLRVQPGDRIGLVGRNGAGKTTTLRVLAGESDPYAGEVTRTAEIGYLPQDPREGDLAVTAKDRVLSARGLDVLLRDMEKAQTEMAELADDTARDKAVRRYGRLEERFAALGGYAAESEAARICSNLGLEDRVLPQPLRTLSGGQRRRVELARILFAASEAGSGGKSGTILLLDEPTNHLDADSITWLRGFLKSHTGGLVVISHDVDLLDEVVNKVWFLDATRGELDSYNMNWKRYLDARATDEKRRRRERANAEKKAAALQQQAAKLGAKATKAVAAKNMVRRAEQMLANLEEERRADKVANIRFPAPAPCGRVPLTAENLSKSYGSLEVFTGVDLAVDRGSRVVVLGLNGAGKTTLLRLLAGLETPDTGRVVPGHGLRLGYYAQEHETLDHDATVWENIRHLAPDAGAQELRNLLGSFLFSGEQLDQPAKTLSGGEKTRLALAALVSSAANVLLLDEPTNNLDPASREQVLDALRRYEGAVVLVTHDPGAVDALQPERVILLPDGTEDLWSDDYRELVELA
- a CDS encoding helix-turn-helix domain-containing protein, giving the protein MADLKKGARITGNTREKLAADLKKKYEKGASIRALAEATGRSYGFVHRVLSESGVQLRGRGGATRVKKK
- a CDS encoding glycosyltransferase 87 family protein, with amino-acid sequence MGTRERGDRHRARGPLNRARLALARRPLAVDAALYLGCAAYALVLTLTDKHLGFRVWGACAVVGYALALAHTCWLLLTAHHTRSRLRSRWTGVAAIGIVGMLTPLVTLLVRREVSGGDWTDDENLWSAQPEVWVIERSASTLLATGTPYLDIAGLGRAPDVYDYTPYGPIMAVFGLPRALSNGHPVIDVLTDARLVFLVVAAVCVIASLRLLRVSSVPLRGAQLAVVFPLTALTSTTAGPDLAIVGLIVLATALAAADRPIWSAIVCALVASAKLIAAPAVVVLAFVVTTRLGVRALARFTAVFITASLLVTVPVLVVDPRAFVEHVLLFPTGLAAVASPAASPLPGHLLASTGTVGTVLAFTILAAAGLAVLIWLIRIPPRTAADAALRTAVGLAAFTMLTTATRFGYLVYVSVLLGAVLVLRSRAGVPLSTTEPDSDTVEGHVPLTSS